In Levilactobacillus brevis, a single genomic region encodes these proteins:
- a CDS encoding glucose 1-dehydrogenase, with the protein MADLSGKTALVTGGTSGIGTAIVENFINNGAKVVFTGRNVEAGQKIQDQLGENAYFIKQDVSDAEAWPKVVSEGEQHFSTSFDILVNNAGIAIQSSIEDVSVADYDKVVKINQYGVFYGMKYTLPSLKKNGNGSIINISSVAGMAGFADLSGYVSSKWAVRGMSKGAALEFTKYGVRVNSVHPGVIKTPILDTTSEESLKATESAIPMGRVGRPAELANMVSFLASDEASYATGQEFVVDGGLTTP; encoded by the coding sequence ATGGCAGATTTATCAGGTAAGACAGCATTAGTGACCGGTGGCACAAGTGGGATTGGAACGGCAATCGTCGAAAACTTCATTAACAATGGGGCTAAGGTTGTCTTCACCGGCCGGAACGTGGAAGCCGGTCAAAAGATCCAAGACCAATTAGGTGAGAATGCTTACTTCATTAAACAAGATGTGTCTGACGCTGAGGCCTGGCCAAAGGTGGTTAGTGAAGGTGAACAGCATTTTTCCACATCGTTTGACATCTTGGTCAATAACGCTGGGATTGCGATCCAAAGTTCAATTGAAGACGTTTCGGTTGCCGATTACGACAAGGTCGTCAAGATTAACCAATACGGTGTCTTCTACGGAATGAAGTACACGTTACCTTCACTTAAGAAAAATGGTAACGGCTCAATTATCAACATTTCCTCAGTTGCTGGGATGGCCGGCTTCGCTGACTTGAGTGGCTACGTTTCCAGCAAGTGGGCTGTTCGGGGAATGAGCAAGGGCGCTGCACTCGAATTTACTAAGTATGGCGTGCGGGTTAACTCGGTTCACCCTGGCGTGATTAAGACGCCGATTCTGGATACGACGAGTGAAGAATCCTTAAAGGCTACCGAATCGGCTATTCCAATGGGTCGAGTGGGTCGGCCAGCCGAATTAGCCAACATGGTCAGCTTCTTGGCCTCCGACGAAGCTAGTTACGCAACCGGACAAGAGTTTGTCGTTGATGGCGGCTTAACCACGCCATAG
- a CDS encoding Cro/Cl family transcriptional regulator: MNNDIDQIVNWFRVKSLQQMQDLDADELSRSKVTQLLYYVQGICVVVYGIQAFSDELVAGERGVMIPAVEARYAGQTGIVGQISADDQADYDYLTGIQQFQAILACVWQTFGNLSAVELMEQVQCDQPWAETLPGHVIEMTAMEDYFKDKVIARIKTD; encoded by the coding sequence ATGAACAACGATATCGATCAAATAGTCAATTGGTTTCGGGTCAAGAGCTTGCAGCAGATGCAGGACTTGGACGCGGATGAGCTTAGTCGGAGCAAGGTGACACAGTTGCTGTATTACGTGCAGGGCATCTGTGTCGTGGTCTATGGCATTCAGGCATTTTCTGATGAGTTGGTGGCCGGCGAACGCGGCGTCATGATTCCCGCGGTCGAGGCCCGGTATGCTGGACAGACGGGAATCGTCGGTCAGATCAGTGCCGATGACCAGGCGGACTACGATTACCTGACGGGGATTCAACAGTTTCAGGCGATTCTCGCGTGTGTTTGGCAGACTTTCGGCAACCTCTCCGCCGTCGAGCTCATGGAACAGGTCCAGTGCGATCAGCCGTGGGCGGAGACGCTGCCCGGTCACGTCATCGAGATGACGGCCATGGAAGACTACTTTAAAGATAAAGTCATTGCTCGCATTAAAACGGATTAG
- a CDS encoding amino acid permease: MGKQPLQLFIKKQVQTDLYKKTGLEKTLTAFSLTTMGIGAIVGSGIFITPGLIAANYTGPSVMLSYVIAVVVCAMAALCYSEFSSTIPLAGSAYTYVYAVFGEFVAWILGWALISEYLFAVSSVAVSWSSYFQNLMAGFGVKLPPFLQAAAGTAGVKGGGIDIVALLITMLVAALLSKGIRESARINNIMVIVKILVILLFIAIAIFYVKPANYRPFMPYGAHGVFKGAAVAFYAYIGFDAVSTASEEVKNPKRNMPIGIISSLLVAAVLYIGLSAVLVGVVHYTKLGVADPVAFALNLIHQDWAAGVISFGAIVGMTTVLIVMSYGGTRLLFAISRDGLLPASLKKLHPKTHVPVANTWIFGIVASIFAAFIPIDKIAELVNIGTLSAFAMVSLGIVFLRHDERFKSMDTSFKVPWYPFLPIASFLACVYLMTQLQPFTWEAFGIWVVLGLIVYVSYGYHHSRVRREAA, translated from the coding sequence ATGGGCAAACAACCACTGCAACTATTCATTAAGAAGCAGGTGCAGACCGATTTATACAAGAAGACAGGGTTGGAGAAGACCTTAACGGCGTTTAGTCTGACCACCATGGGCATCGGCGCCATCGTGGGTTCCGGGATCTTTATTACGCCGGGGCTGATCGCTGCCAACTATACCGGGCCCAGCGTCATGTTATCCTACGTGATTGCGGTGGTCGTCTGTGCCATGGCGGCCCTGTGTTATTCCGAATTTTCCTCGACCATTCCGTTGGCCGGGAGCGCGTATACCTATGTCTACGCCGTCTTCGGTGAATTCGTGGCCTGGATTCTGGGCTGGGCGCTGATCTCGGAATATCTCTTCGCGGTGTCCTCGGTGGCCGTGAGCTGGTCCTCGTATTTCCAGAACCTGATGGCGGGCTTCGGGGTAAAATTACCGCCGTTCTTACAGGCAGCGGCCGGAACCGCGGGCGTCAAGGGTGGCGGCATCGATATCGTCGCGCTACTGATTACGATGTTAGTGGCCGCCTTGCTGTCCAAGGGGATTCGGGAGTCGGCCCGGATCAACAATATCATGGTAATCGTTAAGATTCTCGTGATTCTGCTCTTCATTGCCATTGCTATCTTTTACGTGAAGCCGGCCAATTATCGGCCGTTCATGCCGTACGGTGCGCACGGTGTCTTCAAGGGGGCCGCGGTGGCCTTCTACGCCTACATCGGTTTCGATGCCGTGTCCACGGCTAGTGAGGAAGTGAAGAATCCCAAACGCAACATGCCAATTGGGATTATCTCATCACTGTTGGTGGCCGCCGTGCTCTACATCGGCTTGTCAGCCGTGCTGGTTGGGGTTGTCCACTATACGAAGTTGGGCGTGGCCGATCCGGTGGCCTTTGCGCTGAACCTGATTCATCAGGACTGGGCGGCCGGCGTCATTTCCTTTGGGGCCATCGTGGGGATGACCACGGTGCTGATTGTCATGTCCTACGGGGGCACGCGGCTGCTGTTTGCCATCAGTCGGGACGGCCTGTTGCCGGCGTCACTGAAGAAGCTCCATCCCAAGACCCACGTGCCCGTGGCCAATACCTGGATTTTCGGGATTGTGGCCAGTATCTTCGCGGCCTTTATTCCGATTGATAAGATTGCCGAGCTGGTGAATATCGGCACGTTGTCGGCGTTTGCGATGGTCTCGCTGGGCATTGTCTTCCTGCGTCACGATGAGCGCTTCAAGAGCATGGACACCTCGTTTAAGGTGCCGTGGTATCCGTTCTTGCCGATTGCGTCCTTTCTGGCCTGCGTGTACCTGATGACGCAGCTACAACCTTTTACTTGGGAAGCCTTTGGTATCTGGGTGGTACTGGGTCTGATCGTCTACGTCAGCTACGGCTATCACCATAGCCGGGTGCGGCGAGAGGCGGCCTAG
- a CDS encoding energy-coupling factor transporter transmembrane protein EcfT — MSKFIFGRYLPLDSVVHHLDPRNKLMLSFCYIVLVFMANNPVSYLLIIAFTVGAILASKISLGFFLRGIRPLLWLIIFTVVLQLLFSPVGGHVYFHWAFINITQFGLINSGYIFIRFLLIIMMSTLLTLSTQPLDIATGLASLMKPLRWVRVPVDTLAMMLSIALRFVPTLMDEATKIMNAQRARGVDFGEGGLLKQAKSLIPLMVPLFMSAFNRAEELSTAMEARGYQDSEHRSQYRILTWQRRDTVTWLIFVAVLAAILATRRW, encoded by the coding sequence ATGTCTAAGTTTATCTTTGGGCGCTATCTGCCCCTGGACTCGGTGGTTCACCACCTGGACCCGCGAAATAAACTCATGTTGAGCTTCTGCTATATCGTGTTGGTCTTCATGGCCAATAACCCGGTGAGTTACCTGCTGATCATCGCCTTTACGGTGGGCGCTATTCTGGCGTCGAAGATCAGTCTGGGCTTCTTTCTGCGGGGGATACGGCCGTTGCTGTGGCTGATTATCTTCACCGTGGTCCTGCAGCTGCTGTTCAGTCCGGTCGGGGGCCACGTGTACTTCCACTGGGCGTTTATCAATATCACCCAGTTTGGCCTGATTAACTCCGGCTACATCTTCATTCGTTTCCTGTTAATCATCATGATGTCGACGCTACTGACGTTGTCGACGCAGCCACTGGATATCGCCACTGGGTTGGCGTCGCTGATGAAGCCCTTGCGGTGGGTTCGCGTGCCGGTGGATACGCTGGCGATGATGCTGTCGATTGCCTTGCGGTTCGTACCGACGCTGATGGATGAGGCCACTAAGATTATGAATGCCCAGCGTGCTCGGGGCGTGGACTTTGGCGAAGGTGGCTTGTTAAAGCAGGCTAAATCGCTGATTCCCTTGATGGTGCCGCTATTCATGAGCGCCTTCAACCGAGCCGAGGAGCTGTCGACGGCGATGGAAGCACGCGGCTATCAAGACAGCGAGCACCGTAGCCAGTATCGAATCTTAACTTGGCAACGGCGAGATACGGTGACTTGGCTGATTTTCGTGGCGGTATTGGCCGCCATATTAGCAACTCGTCGGTGGTAG
- a CDS encoding LCP family protein, translating into MEPRHRPRKRRHPLRNIIIVVILALLAGGTAYGMHKYQSLKNTVKTSYQASGVKKLRNVNAQLSGKKPISILLMGTDTGALGRTFSGRTDSMMVVTINPKTNKTTITSIPRDTAVNIPGYEDYGLSKINAAYAYGKSKTAITTVQQMLNIPIDFYAIINMGGMEKIINEVGGVTVKPTLSFSYGGYTFKKGVKTHMNGKKALAYARMRDDDPKGDYGRQTRQRKVIMALLAKSGSVRTLLNESFISSLTKQTQTDLTFNDLTALATNYLSATKHIKTTHLQGTSETINGQSMEVASKSELQRVTNYIRKGLGLTHKKTGSIADMSATSTTTTSTDTTGNGGSTGDAGGSNGGPGGGY; encoded by the coding sequence ATGGAACCACGACACAGACCAAGAAAACGGCGTCATCCGCTCCGCAATATCATTATTGTGGTGATTCTCGCCCTCTTAGCGGGAGGGACGGCCTATGGCATGCATAAGTACCAGAGCCTGAAGAATACCGTCAAGACCTCGTATCAGGCGTCCGGCGTGAAGAAGCTGCGTAACGTTAACGCCCAGTTGTCCGGGAAGAAACCCATCTCCATTCTGTTGATGGGGACCGACACCGGTGCACTGGGACGGACCTTCTCCGGCCGGACGGATAGTATGATGGTGGTCACGATTAATCCTAAGACCAATAAGACCACTATCACCAGTATTCCGCGGGATACGGCGGTGAATATCCCGGGCTACGAGGACTATGGTCTCTCGAAGATTAACGCGGCCTATGCCTACGGGAAATCCAAGACGGCCATCACCACGGTTCAGCAGATGCTGAATATCCCGATTGATTTTTATGCCATTATTAATATGGGCGGGATGGAAAAAATTATAAACGAGGTCGGCGGCGTGACCGTGAAACCAACCTTGAGTTTTAGTTACGGCGGCTATACCTTCAAGAAGGGCGTTAAGACCCATATGAATGGGAAGAAGGCCCTGGCCTACGCGCGGATGCGAGACGATGACCCTAAGGGCGACTACGGCCGGCAAACGCGGCAGCGTAAGGTCATCATGGCCCTGTTGGCGAAGTCGGGATCGGTCAGAACGTTACTCAATGAATCGTTCATTAGCTCACTGACTAAGCAGACGCAGACCGATTTAACCTTCAATGATCTGACCGCTTTGGCCACCAATTACCTGTCGGCCACCAAGCATATTAAGACGACCCACCTGCAGGGAACGAGTGAAACCATCAACGGTCAGAGCATGGAAGTTGCCTCGAAATCCGAACTACAACGGGTCACAAATTACATCAGAAAGGGCCTGGGATTGACACATAAGAAAACCGGTTCCATTGCTGATATGAGTGCAACCAGCACAACCACGACCAGTACAGACACCACCGGAAACGGGGGGAGTACGGGGGATGCTGGTGGAAGTAACGGTGGTCCCGGTGGTGGTTATTAA
- the asnA gene encoding aspartate--ammonia ligase: protein MHLIVPKSYDPKLSVKETQEAIRYIRETFQEEFGKQLNLSRLTAPMFVEKSTGLNDNLNGVEKPVSFTMADMGDSTIEIVHSLAKWKRVALKKNGFKMHEGLYTNMNAIRKDEDLDNFHSAYVDQWDWEKVIAKDERTEETLKATVRTIFKVIKHMEHEVWYKFPQAVHHLPDEIHFITTQELEDMYPEMTPRERENAISKKLGCVFLMKIGGALKSGKRHDGRAPDYDDWELNGDIMFWYEPLQQAIEISSMGVRVDAASMKKQLKIAHAEDRLKLPYHQMIMNEELPYTIGGGIGQSRLCMLLLGKAHVGEVQTSIWPKAMIDQCEAANIHLL, encoded by the coding sequence ATGCATTTAATTGTGCCCAAATCATACGATCCTAAATTATCCGTCAAAGAAACCCAAGAAGCTATTCGCTACATCCGCGAAACCTTCCAGGAAGAATTCGGTAAGCAACTGAACCTCTCCCGGCTCACAGCGCCCATGTTCGTGGAAAAGTCCACGGGGCTAAACGACAACTTGAACGGTGTTGAAAAGCCCGTCTCCTTCACCATGGCCGACATGGGCGATTCCACGATTGAAATCGTCCACTCCCTCGCCAAGTGGAAGCGCGTGGCCTTAAAGAAGAACGGCTTCAAGATGCACGAAGGCCTCTACACCAACATGAACGCCATTCGGAAGGACGAGGACTTGGACAACTTCCACTCCGCCTACGTCGACCAGTGGGACTGGGAAAAGGTCATCGCCAAGGACGAACGGACCGAAGAAACGTTGAAGGCCACCGTCCGGACCATCTTCAAGGTCATCAAGCACATGGAACACGAAGTTTGGTACAAGTTCCCCCAAGCCGTTCACCACTTACCCGACGAGATTCACTTCATCACGACTCAAGAATTGGAAGACATGTACCCCGAAATGACGCCCCGCGAACGCGAGAACGCCATCAGCAAGAAACTCGGCTGCGTCTTCCTCATGAAGATCGGCGGTGCCTTAAAGAGCGGCAAGCGGCATGACGGCCGGGCCCCTGACTACGATGACTGGGAATTAAACGGTGACATTATGTTCTGGTACGAACCTCTCCAACAGGCGATTGAAATCTCCAGCATGGGGGTTCGGGTCGATGCCGCTTCCATGAAGAAGCAATTGAAGATTGCCCACGCCGAAGATCGGCTGAAGCTGCCTTACCACCAAATGATTATGAACGAAGAGCTGCCTTACACCATTGGTGGCGGGATCGGCCAATCCCGGCTATGTATGTTATTACTGGGTAAGGCCCACGTGGGCGAAGTCCAAACGTCCATCTGGCCGAAAGCCATGATCGACCAATGCGAAGCGGCCAACATTCACTTACTGTAA
- a CDS encoding DUF4065 domain-containing protein, with the protein MKVKRMVNWLRVQSEAQMGMYGAEELTQWKAMALLYYIQGTYLAMYGVPAFKDAIVIEKNGPVVAAIQHKYRDRIRIVGKIGKKAWADDMYIEDHQPQLLDVLHAVWLAYGDMSTIELRQQMLQEKPCQETKVGQAIDLDRLTAYFQTDIVEFPQATVDDPVVDAVHVEPVS; encoded by the coding sequence GTGAAAGTTAAACGGATGGTCAATTGGTTACGGGTACAAAGCGAGGCGCAGATGGGGATGTACGGCGCCGAAGAGCTCACGCAATGGAAGGCGATGGCCTTACTCTATTACATTCAAGGCACGTATCTGGCGATGTACGGCGTGCCGGCTTTTAAGGACGCCATCGTGATTGAAAAGAACGGGCCGGTCGTGGCGGCAATCCAGCACAAATACCGCGATCGCATTCGGATTGTGGGTAAGATTGGCAAGAAGGCCTGGGCCGATGATATGTATATCGAAGACCATCAGCCCCAACTATTGGATGTGCTCCACGCGGTCTGGCTGGCCTACGGGGACATGTCGACGATTGAACTTCGCCAGCAGATGTTGCAGGAGAAACCGTGTCAGGAGACCAAGGTGGGGCAGGCAATTGATTTAGACCGACTAACGGCTTACTTTCAGACCGATATCGTAGAATTTCCCCAGGCAACCGTCGATGATCCCGTAGTGGATGCCGTTCACGTTGAACCGGTGTCATAG
- the rplM gene encoding 50S ribosomal protein L13, whose translation MRTTYMAKPNDVDRKWYIVDATDVSLGRLASVVASVLRGKNKPTFTPNVDTGDNVIVINAEKVALTGRKAADKIYYHHTGFAGGLKSRTAGNFRDQNPEKLIETSVQGMLPKNSLGHHMALKLHVYAGADHKHEAQKPEVLDITNLI comes from the coding sequence GTGCGTACAACTTATATGGCAAAACCCAACGATGTTGACCGCAAATGGTACATCGTCGACGCAACTGATGTTAGCTTAGGTCGTCTTGCTTCAGTCGTTGCTTCTGTATTACGTGGTAAGAACAAGCCAACGTTCACCCCTAACGTGGACACTGGTGATAACGTAATCGTCATCAACGCTGAAAAAGTCGCTTTAACTGGCCGTAAGGCAGCCGACAAGATTTACTACCACCACACTGGTTTCGCTGGTGGCTTGAAGTCACGGACTGCTGGTAACTTCCGGGATCAAAACCCAGAAAAATTGATCGAAACTTCTGTTCAAGGTATGCTCCCTAAGAACTCCTTAGGTCACCACATGGCATTGAAGCTTCACGTGTACGCTGGTGCAGACCACAAGCACGAAGCACAAAAGCCAGAAGTATTAGACATTACTAACCTAATCTAA
- a CDS encoding TrkA family potassium uptake protein, which translates to MKKSFAVLGLGRFGQSVVETIAETHQDVLAVDVQEAPVNEMTEIATQTLVADTRDEEVLRELNIDTFDYVIVGIGNNMEASILTTMLAKELGAEKVIAKAETSDHGRVLKRVGADQVIFPERDMGHSIVRKLLSNHILNFIDLSDKYTLAEVVITDPTFVNQNLIDLNLRKRFDLTIIAIQHGQKINISPQPTDMVQLHDVLTVVGPIEHVEALDEALKK; encoded by the coding sequence ATGAAAAAAAGTTTTGCAGTGTTGGGCCTCGGCCGATTTGGACAGAGTGTGGTGGAAACGATCGCTGAGACCCACCAAGACGTGCTTGCCGTGGATGTTCAGGAGGCGCCCGTCAATGAAATGACGGAGATCGCCACCCAGACATTGGTGGCCGATACGCGCGACGAAGAGGTTCTGCGGGAATTAAACATCGATACCTTTGACTACGTGATTGTGGGAATTGGGAACAACATGGAGGCCAGCATTCTGACGACCATGTTGGCTAAGGAACTGGGCGCCGAAAAGGTGATCGCTAAGGCCGAAACCAGTGACCACGGCCGCGTGCTTAAGCGCGTGGGTGCCGATCAGGTGATCTTCCCCGAACGTGATATGGGGCATAGTATTGTCCGCAAGCTCCTCTCCAACCATATTTTGAATTTTATTGACTTGAGTGATAAATACACACTGGCCGAGGTGGTCATCACCGACCCGACCTTCGTCAACCAGAATTTGATTGACCTGAATCTGCGCAAACGCTTCGACCTAACGATCATCGCCATTCAGCACGGCCAGAAGATTAACATCTCGCCGCAGCCGACCGACATGGTCCAGCTACACGACGTCTTGACGGTGGTCGGGCCCATTGAGCACGTGGAGGCCTTGGACGAGGCGCTGAAGAAATAG
- the rpsI gene encoding 30S ribosomal protein S9, which yields MAQVQYRGTGRRKNSSARVRLVPGSGKIVMNNKAIEDYIPFASIREVVLQPFNVTETLGNYDALVTVRGGGFSGQAGATRHGIARALLEVDPDFRGPLKRAGLLTRDARMKERKKPGLKKARKASQFSKR from the coding sequence TTGGCACAAGTTCAATATCGCGGCACTGGCCGTCGTAAAAACTCCTCTGCACGTGTACGTTTAGTACCCGGCTCAGGTAAGATTGTTATGAACAACAAGGCAATCGAAGACTACATTCCATTCGCAAGTATTCGTGAAGTTGTTTTACAACCATTCAACGTTACGGAAACGCTCGGTAACTACGATGCATTAGTTACTGTTCGTGGTGGCGGTTTCTCCGGCCAAGCCGGCGCAACTCGTCATGGGATCGCTCGGGCATTGCTCGAAGTTGACCCAGATTTCCGTGGCCCATTGAAGCGTGCGGGTCTCTTGACTCGTGACGCCCGGATGAAAGAACGGAAGAAGCCAGGTCTCAAGAAGGCACGTAAGGCTTCACAATTCTCCAAGCGTTAA
- a CDS encoding TrkH family potassium uptake protein, producing MDKIRHSKFYDLFLNTLSKKMVMGFILIIAVGTLLLSLPVATYRDAPVSFINALFTATSATCITGLTVVNTAETWTPFGQVAIMIMTEIGALGYMTFAVLLFNVMRRHLNLSTQLMVKESLNLEHLHDTKSVMRYVIVLSALFQVAGMILFSFDFIPRYGWSQGIYVSLFHSVMSFCNAGFDVFGNSLMGFRDDSYMLLVTTLLIVAGGLGFLVWRDLLLFHERKRLTLNSKLTLVTTLSLFVIGFVILLVTERDLSLLPKGTSWFNRTINTLFLSVTPRTAGLVSLPTSELHPGSIFLIMILMFIGGTPGSTAGGIKTTTFGVLMIQSIAQLRGKKDAEFAHRRFSQANVSRALLLIFMASVVIALATLVLTQTEKIPQNFGLEYIVFEVLSAFGTVGLSLGLTPHLTVIGKIVIMLLMFIGRVGIFTTLYTLSRRQVKKNLIRYPEENILIG from the coding sequence ATGGATAAAATTCGACATTCAAAGTTTTATGATTTATTTTTAAATACACTCTCTAAAAAAATGGTTATGGGCTTCATTTTGATTATTGCGGTCGGGACGTTGCTGTTAAGCTTGCCGGTGGCCACTTATCGCGATGCGCCCGTTTCCTTTATTAATGCCTTGTTTACGGCGACCTCGGCAACCTGCATTACTGGGCTGACCGTGGTCAACACCGCGGAGACCTGGACGCCGTTCGGCCAGGTGGCCATCATGATCATGACCGAGATTGGGGCGCTGGGATACATGACGTTTGCGGTACTGCTGTTTAACGTGATGCGGCGGCACCTGAACCTGTCCACGCAGCTGATGGTCAAGGAATCGCTGAATCTGGAGCATCTGCACGATACCAAGAGTGTCATGCGTTACGTCATTGTCCTGTCGGCGCTGTTTCAGGTGGCGGGGATGATTCTGTTTTCCTTTGATTTTATCCCGCGTTACGGGTGGTCGCAGGGCATCTATGTGTCGCTGTTCCACTCCGTCATGTCGTTTTGTAACGCGGGCTTCGATGTCTTCGGCAATAGCCTCATGGGCTTCCGCGATGACTCCTACATGCTGCTGGTGACGACGCTACTGATTGTGGCCGGGGGGCTAGGCTTCCTGGTCTGGCGCGATCTGCTACTTTTTCATGAGCGTAAACGCCTGACGCTAAACTCCAAGCTCACGCTGGTGACTACACTGTCGCTGTTCGTGATTGGCTTTGTCATCCTGCTGGTGACGGAACGCGACTTGAGCCTACTCCCTAAGGGGACATCCTGGTTCAACCGGACGATCAACACGTTATTCCTGAGTGTGACGCCGCGGACGGCGGGGCTGGTCTCGCTACCGACCAGTGAGTTACATCCCGGCAGTATTTTTCTGATTATGATTCTGATGTTCATCGGTGGGACGCCGGGGTCGACCGCCGGGGGGATTAAGACCACGACGTTTGGCGTGCTGATGATTCAGAGCATCGCGCAGTTGCGGGGGAAGAAGGACGCCGAGTTTGCGCACCGCCGCTTCAGTCAGGCTAATGTGAGTCGGGCGCTGCTACTCATCTTCATGGCGAGTGTCGTGATTGCCTTGGCCACGCTGGTGCTGACCCAGACGGAAAAGATTCCGCAAAACTTCGGTCTGGAATACATCGTGTTCGAAGTGCTGTCGGCCTTTGGCACCGTGGGGTTAAGCCTGGGGTTAACGCCGCATCTGACGGTGATTGGCAAGATTGTTATTATGCTATTAATGTTCATCGGCCGGGTCGGCATCTTCACCACGCTCTACACGCTGTCGCGGCGCCAAGTGAAGAAAAACCTGATTCGTTATCCGGAAGAAAATATCTTAATTGGTTAA
- the truA gene encoding tRNA pseudouridine(38-40) synthase TruA, whose translation MQRYKVTFMYDGTNFAGFQRQPHKRTVESVLTQVVNKMAKNPEPAIVIYGSGRTDAGVHALAQVAHFDFPFIIPAESMRKGLNSMLPMDMEVLKVEEVASTFHARYDVSGKRYLYRMDLGEFRNPFKRNYTGHWKFPVDLGKINQALGDLVGEHDFTSFVASGAQTRTFVRTIYEATCHIDQTNNELVFEFYGNGFMYNQVRIMVGVLVEIGAGTRPVHDILRLYEVKDRRQARRTVPAAGLYLKHVYYQGEDPAHPTKLPQHQR comes from the coding sequence ATGCAACGTTATAAAGTAACTTTTATGTATGATGGTACCAACTTTGCCGGCTTTCAGCGGCAACCCCATAAGCGGACCGTGGAGAGCGTGCTGACTCAGGTCGTCAATAAGATGGCGAAGAATCCCGAACCAGCCATCGTGATCTACGGGTCGGGGCGGACCGATGCGGGCGTCCATGCGTTGGCGCAAGTGGCCCACTTCGACTTTCCCTTCATCATTCCTGCGGAGAGTATGCGTAAGGGCTTAAACAGCATGCTACCGATGGATATGGAGGTCTTGAAGGTCGAGGAGGTCGCCAGCACCTTCCACGCCCGGTACGATGTTTCCGGCAAGCGCTACCTGTATCGGATGGATCTGGGTGAATTTCGGAATCCCTTTAAACGCAATTATACGGGGCACTGGAAGTTTCCGGTGGATTTAGGTAAGATTAATCAGGCACTGGGCGATCTGGTCGGAGAACACGATTTTACCAGTTTCGTGGCCTCTGGGGCTCAGACCAGGACCTTTGTGCGGACGATTTACGAGGCCACGTGCCATATCGACCAGACCAACAACGAATTGGTCTTCGAATTTTACGGTAATGGCTTCATGTACAATCAGGTCCGGATCATGGTCGGCGTACTCGTCGAGATTGGCGCGGGGACGCGGCCGGTGCATGATATTTTACGGCTATATGAAGTGAAAGACCGCCGGCAGGCCAGACGAACGGTTCCAGCCGCGGGATTATACTTGAAACATGTCTATTATCAAGGCGAGGACCCGGCGCATCCGACAAAATTGCCGCAACACCAGCGGTAA